The Dictyoglomus sp. NZ13-RE01 genome contains a region encoding:
- a CDS encoding pullulanase, with protein sequence MKKILIFVFLLLLSTFIFAEPVKYPLVFNDPTNDDKGPGTYTYPTDAVFKPGCFDLTKVVIDADNDNVYFKISFRAPIENPWGSALGLSVQTIHIYIDKDHKENSGFRDFIPGVRAQTTPESAWDVAILVEGWQTELKSAVKSAAPEMYKACIFPTKGVSVEGNTIVIPVPKKSLGGDFEKGWGFQVFILGQEGFPTQDPVSCRIREVVSTSQQWRFGGGDDYYGDPNIIDLLDYEGINQFEVLSKYKSDAKFEKNVYAQVPFVYVK encoded by the coding sequence ATGAAAAAGATTTTGATTTTTGTATTTCTCCTTCTTCTTTCCACATTTATTTTTGCAGAGCCTGTTAAGTATCCATTAGTTTTCAATGATCCTACAAATGATGATAAAGGACCTGGAACATACACTTACCCTACAGATGCAGTTTTTAAGCCAGGATGTTTTGATCTAACCAAGGTAGTTATAGATGCAGACAATGATAATGTATACTTTAAAATCTCCTTTAGAGCACCAATAGAGAATCCATGGGGAAGTGCTTTAGGACTCTCTGTACAAACAATCCACATCTATATTGATAAAGATCATAAAGAAAACTCTGGATTTAGGGATTTTATTCCAGGAGTTAGGGCTCAAACAACTCCTGAAAGTGCATGGGATGTAGCTATATTAGTAGAAGGATGGCAAACAGAGCTTAAAAGTGCTGTAAAATCAGCAGCTCCTGAAATGTATAAGGCATGTATTTTCCCAACAAAAGGAGTATCCGTAGAAGGAAATACCATAGTAATTCCTGTTCCCAAAAAGAGCTTAGGAGGAGATTTTGAGAAAGGATGGGGCTTCCAAGTATTCATCTTAGGGCAAGAAGGCTTCCCTACTCAAGATCCTGTCTCCTGCAGAATCAGAGAAGTAGTATCTACATCCCAGCAATGGAGATTTGGTGGTGGAGATGATTACTATGGAGATCCCAATATTATTGATCTATTAGATTATGAAGGAATAAATCAATTTGAGGTTCTAAGCAAGTATAAGAGTGATGCAAAATTTGAAAAGAATGTTTATGCACAGGTACCATTCGTATACGTCAAGTAA
- a CDS encoding glycoside hydrolase family 57 produces MRGRKLPYLITIVLLILLTFGFSQEMLPVGEPPVKPYISSTQKVEKPLYLAIFWHQHQPFYYDSSKNMMLLPWVRMHAIKDYYDMASILQNYPQVKANFNLVPSLLYQLELYLKHGVKDKYLVLTEKSADELTDEDKDFILRRFFDTNWDRIIKRFPRYWELLQKRGASATDDVILKAIKSFTVQDFRDLQVWFNLAWFDPDFQENDPDLARLIEKGKDFTEEDKKIVIAKQYYIMSQIVSIHEKLQRKKQIEVTTTPFFHPILPLLVDSKSARIAIEDIPLPKATISYPEDALAQLKMAVNYYRANFKQDPKGLWPSEGSVSKDIIPYVAQAGIKWMASDEEVLSKSLGVPIVRDSKGNVLNPEVLYQPYYVEKDGKKVAMVFRDKNLSDKVGFVYSGMKGENAAKDFMGYLERIYEKVKDKDEPYLVTVILDRENCWEWYEKDGKEFLHTLYKLLSDSPYIETVRLSDYLEKYPPKKTIENLHAGSWVDGTFSTWIGEDEENRAWDLLDTARKELVYATLKARQAVSPVLNPDKLMNNFHKAWFELYAAEGSDWFWWYGDDQDSGNDLGFDQLFRQHLTNVYNLIGKEPPPALSLPIVKIGEEKPVQALQAKFTPKIDGKVDPEDEWKNSAIYEAKKGVGLFAQPAEYIEKLYMGMDNDSLYFLVESKKDLKEFLGKPYYLAIYFSHPTWDMINVYPRNSNESLGYPISYEVILDLSKVSEFGVVDAVVNQAQGNNKWKEVDKVKAGISSKYIEIGVPFKVLGLKGRERVSLNVVFGKEKPEDVVPYYIPISVTVPEAKLEVVYFSIDDPVGDDYGWGGIVYPTAPVFKPGVFDITHVEMGKSKDQIVFKVKIRGDLENSWGSPTGLSVQTIDIYINDGKGGPLYYKALPGRNADIPEGWNKAIWAEGWYPSFVEPVIDEKGKLTLKDTKGIVQVTTEPTEKTIIISVPEKVLGTPNPDWKILIILCGQEGYPRPGSWRVREVEEMASQWRFGGGDDYYGDPNIIDMIVPPGQRQEDILSGWVSSENEEENVYVKLPLIPLRDLLNQ; encoded by the coding sequence ATGAGGGGTAGAAAATTACCCTACCTTATCACAATAGTTCTTCTTATTCTTTTGACCTTTGGATTCTCACAGGAGATGCTTCCTGTGGGAGAGCCTCCTGTTAAGCCATATATATCCTCTACACAAAAAGTAGAAAAACCTCTGTATCTTGCTATCTTCTGGCATCAGCATCAGCCCTTCTATTATGACTCTTCCAAAAATATGATGCTTCTTCCATGGGTTAGGATGCATGCCATAAAAGACTACTATGATATGGCAAGCATCCTTCAAAATTATCCCCAAGTAAAGGCAAACTTCAACTTAGTTCCATCACTTCTTTATCAATTGGAGCTTTATTTAAAGCATGGAGTAAAAGATAAGTATTTAGTATTAACAGAGAAATCTGCAGATGAGCTTACTGATGAAGATAAAGATTTTATTCTAAGAAGATTTTTTGATACTAATTGGGATAGGATAATAAAGAGATTTCCAAGATACTGGGAGCTTCTCCAAAAAAGAGGAGCATCTGCCACCGACGACGTAATTTTAAAGGCTATAAAAAGCTTCACTGTACAAGACTTTAGAGATCTACAAGTTTGGTTTAACTTAGCCTGGTTTGATCCTGATTTTCAAGAGAACGATCCAGACTTAGCAAGATTAATTGAAAAGGGGAAAGACTTTACCGAAGAAGATAAAAAGATCGTAATAGCTAAACAATACTACATAATGTCACAAATAGTGAGTATCCATGAAAAATTACAGAGGAAAAAACAGATAGAAGTTACCACAACTCCTTTCTTCCATCCCATTCTACCTCTACTTGTAGATTCAAAGTCCGCCCGAATTGCTATAGAGGACATTCCTCTTCCCAAAGCTACTATAAGTTATCCTGAGGATGCACTCGCTCAATTAAAGATGGCAGTAAACTATTATAGGGCGAATTTTAAACAAGATCCTAAGGGACTCTGGCCTTCAGAAGGTTCTGTAAGTAAAGATATTATCCCTTATGTGGCTCAGGCTGGAATAAAGTGGATGGCAAGCGATGAGGAAGTTTTATCAAAATCCTTAGGAGTTCCCATAGTAAGAGACTCTAAAGGAAATGTACTAAATCCTGAAGTACTATATCAACCTTACTATGTAGAAAAAGATGGTAAGAAAGTAGCAATGGTATTTAGGGACAAAAATCTATCAGATAAAGTAGGATTTGTTTACAGTGGAATGAAAGGGGAAAATGCTGCAAAAGATTTCATGGGTTATTTGGAAAGGATCTATGAGAAAGTGAAAGATAAGGATGAGCCATATCTTGTAACAGTAATATTAGATAGAGAAAACTGCTGGGAATGGTATGAAAAGGATGGAAAAGAATTTCTACATACACTATATAAACTCCTAAGCGATAGTCCCTATATTGAGACAGTCCGTTTAAGTGACTACTTAGAAAAATATCCACCTAAAAAAACTATAGAGAATTTACATGCAGGATCATGGGTAGATGGAACCTTCTCCACATGGATAGGAGAGGATGAAGAAAATAGGGCATGGGATCTATTAGATACTGCACGCAAGGAATTAGTTTATGCCACTTTAAAGGCTCGCCAGGCAGTTTCTCCCGTCCTAAATCCTGATAAATTAATGAATAATTTCCATAAGGCATGGTTTGAATTATACGCAGCAGAGGGAAGCGATTGGTTCTGGTGGTATGGAGATGATCAGGATTCAGGAAACGATCTTGGATTTGATCAACTTTTCAGACAACACTTAACAAATGTATATAACTTAATAGGGAAAGAGCCACCTCCCGCCTTATCCTTACCCATCGTAAAGATTGGAGAAGAAAAACCGGTCCAAGCTCTACAGGCAAAATTCACTCCCAAGATTGATGGAAAAGTAGATCCTGAGGATGAATGGAAGAACTCTGCAATTTACGAGGCTAAGAAGGGAGTAGGGCTTTTTGCTCAACCTGCAGAATACATTGAAAAACTATACATGGGAATGGATAACGACTCTCTCTATTTCTTAGTTGAATCTAAAAAAGATCTAAAAGAATTCTTAGGAAAACCCTACTATCTCGCCATATACTTCTCCCATCCTACATGGGACATGATAAATGTTTATCCCAGAAACTCTAATGAATCCTTAGGCTATCCTATCTCCTACGAGGTAATATTAGATCTTTCTAAAGTATCAGAGTTTGGAGTGGTAGATGCAGTTGTAAATCAAGCCCAAGGAAATAACAAATGGAAAGAAGTTGATAAAGTCAAAGCAGGAATCTCCTCAAAATATATAGAAATAGGAGTACCATTTAAAGTTCTTGGATTAAAAGGAAGAGAAAGGGTATCCCTCAATGTAGTATTTGGGAAAGAAAAGCCTGAGGATGTAGTCCCTTATTATATACCTATATCTGTCACCGTACCTGAAGCAAAATTAGAAGTAGTTTACTTTAGCATCGATGATCCTGTGGGAGACGATTATGGATGGGGCGGAATAGTTTATCCTACAGCACCTGTATTTAAGCCAGGAGTATTTGATATAACCCATGTAGAAATGGGAAAGAGCAAGGATCAGATAGTATTCAAAGTAAAGATTAGAGGAGATCTTGAAAACTCTTGGGGCTCTCCAACAGGATTATCTGTCCAAACTATTGATATTTACATTAATGATGGGAAAGGAGGACCCCTCTACTATAAAGCACTACCAGGAAGAAATGCGGATATACCTGAAGGATGGAACAAAGCTATATGGGCAGAGGGATGGTATCCTTCCTTTGTAGAACCCGTTATAGATGAAAAAGGAAAGTTAACTCTAAAGGATACAAAAGGAATAGTACAGGTAACGACCGAGCCCACAGAAAAAACAATAATTATATCCGTACCAGAAAAGGTTTTGGGTACTCCTAATCCAGATTGGAAAATCCTCATAATCCTCTGTGGACAAGAAGGATATCCAAGACCTGGAAGCTGGAGAGTAAGAGAAGTTGAGGAAATGGCTTCCCAGTGGAGATTTGGTGGCGGAGATGACTACTACGGAGATCCCAACATCATTGATATGATTGTTCCACCAGGACAAAGGCAAGAAGATATTCTTTCTGGTTGGGTAAGTAGTGAGAATGAAGAAGAAAACGTATATGTGAAACTCCCCTTAATCCCCCTTAGGGACCTGCTAAACCAATAA
- a CDS encoding glycosyl transferase family 2 yields the protein MFTINRAFGRQRIFYHDIIDSELPYVSILIPMHNEENVAKDILDLLVNVDYPKEKLEIIPINDHSEDSTPEILETYTLMYPFIKPLHRNNGRRGKPSALNDAIKIAEGEIILVFDADYLPSKGIIRDLVVAFKNPEVGAVMGRVVPLNTDKNFLTRILDLERTAGYQVDQQARFNLRLIPQYGGTVGGVRKDLLEKYGYFDENILAEDTELTFRLYINGWKVAYSNRTECYEEVPEDWRIRGRQIRRWSRGHNQVMFKYIIPLIRSKNLNIWEKVDGVLLLCVYLIPFLLLLGIIDSLFLFFAGEMAIISSIFFFLFISSTNTFGNFAPFYQIVLASFLDGAIYRIRLIPLILFVFFFNMYYISLGFWDALTWLIFRRNITWEKTPRFRNGN from the coding sequence ATCTTTACTATAAATAGAGCTTTTGGAAGACAGAGGATCTTTTATCATGATATAATTGACAGTGAGCTTCCATATGTATCAATCTTGATTCCTATGCATAACGAAGAAAATGTAGCTAAGGATATATTGGATCTTTTAGTAAATGTTGATTATCCTAAGGAAAAGTTAGAAATCATACCTATAAATGATCACTCCGAAGATTCAACCCCAGAAATTCTCGAAACCTACACCCTTATGTATCCTTTTATAAAACCTCTTCATAGAAATAATGGTAGGCGTGGGAAACCATCTGCCCTAAATGATGCCATTAAAATAGCAGAAGGAGAGATAATATTGGTTTTTGATGCAGACTATTTACCTTCTAAGGGAATAATTAGAGATCTTGTGGTTGCTTTCAAAAATCCAGAAGTGGGAGCAGTTATGGGTAGAGTTGTACCTTTAAATACAGATAAGAATTTTTTAACGAGAATACTCGATTTGGAAAGAACTGCGGGATATCAGGTTGATCAGCAGGCAAGATTTAACTTGAGATTAATTCCCCAATATGGGGGAACTGTGGGAGGAGTGAGGAAAGACCTTTTGGAAAAGTATGGATACTTTGATGAAAATATTTTAGCAGAGGATACCGAACTTACTTTTCGTTTATACATAAATGGCTGGAAAGTAGCTTACTCCAATAGGACAGAATGTTATGAGGAAGTACCGGAAGATTGGAGGATAAGGGGAAGACAAATAAGAAGATGGTCCAGAGGACATAATCAGGTAATGTTTAAATATATTATACCATTGATAAGATCTAAAAATCTTAATATTTGGGAAAAGGTCGATGGAGTACTTCTTTTATGTGTTTATTTAATTCCATTTTTGTTACTATTAGGTATTATTGATTCTCTTTTTTTGTTTTTTGCAGGTGAAATGGCTATAATTTCTTCTATCTTCTTCTTTCTTTTTATATCTTCCACAAATACTTTTGGAAATTTTGCTCCTTTCTATCAAATAGTACTTGCCTCTTTTTTAGATGGAGCAATCTATAGAATAAGGTTAATCCCTTTAATTTTATTTGTATTCTTTTTTAACATGTACTATATTTCCTTAGGTTTTTGGGATGCTCTTACTTGGCTAATCTTCAGGAGAAATATAACTTGGGAGAAAACGCCAAGGTTTAGAAATGGGAATTAA